Proteins from one Acropora muricata isolate sample 2 chromosome 9, ASM3666990v1, whole genome shotgun sequence genomic window:
- the LOC136927400 gene encoding arylsulfatase I-like, translated as MDSLAELRVFVFICFVHVVISKPPHIVFILADDYGFNDVGYHNPRIKTPNLDKLAASGVRLENYYVQPICTPTRSQLFSGRYQIHTGLQHGIIWPSQPNALPKNETTIASKLKENGYRTHMVGKWHIGFYKDEFIPTQRGFDSFFGYLTGGEDYYTHKNGLGYPSREFQSLNGYDMRRNEEVVKNAAGNYSTFLFTNEAVEIISSHEPDRPLFLFVAYQAVHDPLEVPNHYTEQYKDIKNSARRTYAGMVSCMDEGVGNITKALQEHDLLKDTVLIFSTDNGGQIHAGGNNWPLRGWKGSLWEGGMRGVGFVYSELLEKPRQISSELIHVTDWFPTIVHLAGGSVTGLPLDGYNVWDTLDSGKPSPRKEILHNIDPIDTYWDFPRDDYHHCQQAAIRVGDWKLLTGCPGNGSWIPPAESYFPTKPAVVNVPDNINSTFLFNIREDPEERNELSSVFPEMVSFLMKKLAEYNATAVPVRYPNPDPASKPKLHGNVWSPWVH; from the coding sequence ATGGACTCCTTGGCTGAGCTTAGAGTCTTTGTGTTTATTTGTTTCGTTCATGTGGTCATTAGTAAACCTCCGCACATTGTTTTTATCCTAGCTGACGATTATGGATTCAATGATGTTGGCTACCACAATCCCCGCATAAAAACACCCAACCTCGATAAATTAGCCGCGTCTGGTGTACGGCTGGAGAATTACTATGTGCAGCCCATTTGCACCCCAACAAGAAGTCAGTTGTTTTCTGGGAGATATCAGATACATACTGGCTTACAGCATGGCATTATATGGCCATCCCAACCAAATGCACTGCCTAAGAATGAAACCACGATTGCTAGCAAGTTGAAAGAGAATGGATATAGGACTCATATGGTTGGAAAGTGGCATATTGGATTTTACAAGGACGAGTTTATTCCTACGCAACGTGGATTTGATTCCTTCTTCGGTTATTTGACTGGCGGAGAAGATTATTACACTCACAAGAATGGGCTTGGATATCCAAGTCGTGAATTCCAAAGTCTGAACGGATACGACATGCGTAGAAATGAAGAAGTGGTAAAGAACGCTGCTGGGAATTATTCCACTTTCTTGTTCACCAACGAAGCGGTGGAAATAATTTCGTCTCATGAACCTGATCGGCCTTTATTTTTATTCGTCGCATACCAAGCTGTTCACGACCCGTTGGAAGTTCCAAATCACTACACTGAACAGTACAAAGATATTAAGAATTCGGCTCGTCGGACTTATGCCGGTATGGTTTCGTGTATGGACGAAGGAGTGGGCAATATAACGAAAGCTTTGCAAGAGCATGACTTGTTGAAGGATACAGTGCTTATTTTCAGTACCGATAACGGTGGACAGATCCATGCTGGGGGAAATAATTGGCCTCTACGAGGTTGGAAAGGTTCACTGTGGGAGGGTGGAATGAGGGGCGTGGGCTTTGTCTATAGCGAACTGCTGGAAAAACCCCGTCAGATAAGTTCAGAATTGATCCATGTTACTGACTGGTTTCCAACAATTGTACATTTGGCTGGAGGCTCAGTGACTGGATTGCCTTTGGATGGTTATAATGTATGGGATACATTAGACAGTGGGAAACCTTCACCAAGAAAGGAAATTTTGCATAATATTGATCCTATTGATACTTACTGGGACTTTCCTAGAGATGATTACCATCACTGCCAACAAGCCGCCATACGTGTAGGTGACTGGAAACTCCTGACTGGCTGTCCAGGAAATGGAAGTTGGATTCCACCTGCAGAGAGCTACTTCCCAACTAAGCCTGCAGTAGTTAATGTGCCGGACAATATTAACAGCACCTTCCTCTTTAATATTCGTGAAGATCCAGAAGAAAGAAATGAACTATCGTCTGTGTTTCCGgaaatggtgtcatttttgaTGAAGAAATTGGCAGAGTATAATGCAACCGCGGTACCTGTGCGTTATCCTAATCCAGACCCTGCATCCAAGCCAAAGCTTCATGGAAATGTGTGGTCACCCTGGGTGCACTAA
- the LOC136927407 gene encoding uncharacterized protein C20orf96-like isoform X1, with product MNSYHRIEQDSLSSSRGWGKQAAQRLSTNYQLKNDPLLRTLEGKISVNFRDYKPWQRTSTMTKATKETQVKRRTPSRPISGLTTASSVSGPRFAREESVKPTIRPFSAATSTACSTICNHPWTKKPQPVDDAKERRRQNVLSILKIQIKTRQKSIEEYEKRKKDLLLENMRITDLMDSSENGIHGDVKALLQKYERFRGAMSTLNRKFNEDLVITKKRLDETKALVDKEIAELQLQLSAMDEKLTRKNEEMNILLNYKDKEYPARALQIGKLKRQREIQEATFKEELEELQSVVDAERDKFSQERKRVCHEITTQVSEDTVKAIGDDIKEMALQNKIMKKEVEIHRNEVKLLERNNNKLEKEIREMLDSQALDTRAQIFPEVFQEREKCTPDMDLQLDIPTHQWLPI from the exons ATGAACAGTTATCATAGAATTGAACAAGATTCGCTCTCAAGTTCCCGTGGATGGGGAAAACAAGCAGCTCAAAGACTTTCTACTAATTACCAGCTCAAAAATGACCCACTTCTCAGAACTTTAGAGGGGAAAATTTCTGTTAACTTTCGTGACTACAAACCATGGCAACGAACTTCAACTATGACAAAAGCAACCAAAGAAACCCAGGTTAAAAGAAGAACTCCAAGTCGCCCGATTTCTGGACTAACGACAGCTTCTTCTGTCAGTGGTCCTAGATTTGCGAGGGAAGAATCTGTGAAGCCCACTATCAGACCCTTTAGTGCGGCAACAAGCACGGCCTGTTCAACGATTTGTAATCATCCGTGGACAAAAAAACCACAACCTGTCGATGATGCCAAAGAAAGGCGGCGACAAAATGTCTTATCAATATTAAAG ATTCAGATAAAAACAAGACAGAAGTCCATTGAAGAATATGAGAAACGGAAGAAAGATCT TCTACTGGAAAACATGAGAATTACTGATCTCATGGATTCATCAGAAAATGGCATC CATGGAGATGTAAAAGCATTGCTGCAGAAGTATGAAAGATTTAGG GGTGCCATGTCCACTTTGAACAGAAAATTTAATGAAGATCTTGTCATCACAAAGAAAAGATTGGATGAAACAAAGGCTCTGGTTGATAAAGAAATTGCAG AGTTGCAGCTCCAGTTGAGTGCAATGGATGAGAAACTGACACGTAAAAATGAGGAAATGAATATTTTATTGAATTATAAG GATAAAGAATATCCTGCAAGAGCACTTCAAATTGGAAAACTTAAGAGACAGAGGGAAATCCAAGAGGCAACATTTAAG GAAGAGCTAGAGGAGTTGCAATCTGTAGTTGATGCTGAAAGAGACAAATTCAGTCAAGAGAGAAAACGTGTTTGTCATGAAATTACTACTCAAGTCTCTGAG GATACAGTAAAGGCAATTGGAGATGATATTAAGGAGATGGCGCTTCAAAATAAGATAATGAAAAAG GAAGTTGAAATCCATAGGAATGAAGTAAAATTACTGGAAAGGAATAACAATAAGTTGGAAAAAGAAATCAG AGAAATGTTAGATAGCCAAGCTTTGGATACTCGCGCTCAAATTTTTCCTGAGGTGTTTCAAGAAAGAGAAAA GTGCACCCCAGACATGGATCTCCAGCTTGACATACCAACACACCAGTGGCTTCCAATATAA
- the LOC136927407 gene encoding uncharacterized protein C20orf96-like isoform X2 — protein MRITDLMDSSENGIHGDVKALLQKYERFRGAMSTLNRKFNEDLVITKKRLDETKALVDKEIAELQLQLSAMDEKLTRKNEEMNILLNYKDKEYPARALQIGKLKRQREIQEATFKEELEELQSVVDAERDKFSQERKRVCHEITTQVSEDTVKAIGDDIKEMALQNKIMKKEVEIHRNEVKLLERNNNKLEKEIREMLDSQALDTRAQIFPEVFQEREKCTPDMDLQLDIPTHQWLPI, from the exons ATGAGAATTACTGATCTCATGGATTCATCAGAAAATGGCATC CATGGAGATGTAAAAGCATTGCTGCAGAAGTATGAAAGATTTAGG GGTGCCATGTCCACTTTGAACAGAAAATTTAATGAAGATCTTGTCATCACAAAGAAAAGATTGGATGAAACAAAGGCTCTGGTTGATAAAGAAATTGCAG AGTTGCAGCTCCAGTTGAGTGCAATGGATGAGAAACTGACACGTAAAAATGAGGAAATGAATATTTTATTGAATTATAAG GATAAAGAATATCCTGCAAGAGCACTTCAAATTGGAAAACTTAAGAGACAGAGGGAAATCCAAGAGGCAACATTTAAG GAAGAGCTAGAGGAGTTGCAATCTGTAGTTGATGCTGAAAGAGACAAATTCAGTCAAGAGAGAAAACGTGTTTGTCATGAAATTACTACTCAAGTCTCTGAG GATACAGTAAAGGCAATTGGAGATGATATTAAGGAGATGGCGCTTCAAAATAAGATAATGAAAAAG GAAGTTGAAATCCATAGGAATGAAGTAAAATTACTGGAAAGGAATAACAATAAGTTGGAAAAAGAAATCAG AGAAATGTTAGATAGCCAAGCTTTGGATACTCGCGCTCAAATTTTTCCTGAGGTGTTTCAAGAAAGAGAAAA GTGCACCCCAGACATGGATCTCCAGCTTGACATACCAACACACCAGTGGCTTCCAATATAA
- the LOC136927408 gene encoding uncharacterized protein: MNLLFYVIIIVVIVLFLIFWIFYFYARSRRHQHLEAIRQQREQIPQGREYEEHPAVPQPAYIFTEYPFGLEDAPATFQVPPVYSEEDPVKLDEPPPPYVNDGDTEGLIENQEN, from the exons aataataatagtagtcATAGTCCTTTTCCTGATCTTCTGGATTTTTTACTTCTATGCAAGAAGTAGAAGACACCAACATCTTGAGGCAATTAGACAGCAAAGGGAGCAG ATCCCTCAAGGCCGTGAGTATGAAGAGCACCCAGCTGTTCCACAGCCAGCATATATATTTACTGAATATCCATTTGGCCTTGAAGATGCACCTGCCACTTTCCAAGTTCCTCCTGTTTATTCTGAGGAAGATCCTGTCAAGCTTGATGAACCTCCTCCACCATACGTGAATGATGGCGACACAGAGGGACTCATAGAAAACCAGGAAAATTAA